One region of Paenibacillus polymyxa M1 genomic DNA includes:
- a CDS encoding response regulator, whose translation MYRLLIADDEALEREGLELIVERAMPGVFRFIHADNGRMAIECAEEHRPHIAILDINMPGIDGLEALRELKERLPDTRFVLVTAYDYFAYAREALSLGVKEYILKPAKRELIISTLKRLIEEIECEKRARTEELELRHKISQLMPLAENELALMLMVDQTVDSSASQLSEWLDFPLDQGSAIIAAFEGYADEQDKKKIYDHFRSYVKTHGPNSIVSSLIDHHVATFLQKPAATSENDWRQLIKHLVQQLSELAQQQFGMKTAIGIGSLHSGEEGLRKSYFEAVFASTLRKRDGGYCHFDELKSSEAGNASELAVKAENGMLQQTYVISALQRIREQREVQTLTMLGRAKMYIEERFNDELSLEEVADFVHLNPHYFSKIFKQEYGETFIDFVTRLRINKAISLIKEGNLALKEISFEVGYKDPNYFSRVFKKITGVPPTEFKSQK comes from the coding sequence ATGTATCGGTTGTTGATCGCGGATGACGAAGCTTTAGAGAGGGAAGGACTTGAATTGATAGTGGAACGGGCGATGCCGGGGGTATTTCGGTTTATTCATGCCGACAACGGCCGCATGGCGATCGAATGCGCAGAAGAGCACCGTCCCCATATTGCCATTCTGGATATCAATATGCCCGGAATCGATGGGCTTGAAGCGCTTCGTGAATTAAAGGAGCGTCTTCCTGATACCCGTTTCGTGCTCGTCACCGCATATGATTATTTTGCTTATGCACGTGAGGCGCTCTCTTTGGGCGTAAAAGAATACATTCTGAAGCCAGCGAAGCGAGAACTAATCATCAGTACACTGAAACGACTGATTGAAGAAATTGAATGCGAGAAGCGAGCACGCACGGAAGAATTGGAGCTTAGGCACAAAATCTCACAGCTAATGCCGCTCGCAGAAAATGAGCTGGCTTTAATGCTTATGGTCGACCAGACGGTGGATTCGAGCGCTTCCCAACTGTCGGAATGGCTGGACTTTCCTCTTGATCAGGGAAGCGCCATCATTGCTGCCTTTGAAGGATATGCAGACGAGCAGGACAAAAAGAAAATTTACGATCATTTCCGAAGCTATGTAAAAACACATGGTCCAAATTCCATTGTGAGCTCCCTGATTGACCATCATGTAGCCACTTTTTTACAAAAACCAGCTGCCACCAGCGAAAACGACTGGCGCCAACTGATTAAGCACCTTGTTCAGCAGCTCTCCGAGCTGGCCCAGCAGCAATTTGGCATGAAAACGGCTATTGGAATCGGCTCACTGCATAGCGGCGAGGAAGGACTTCGCAAGTCCTATTTTGAAGCCGTTTTTGCCTCCACCCTACGCAAGCGTGATGGAGGTTACTGCCACTTTGACGAACTGAAGTCGTCAGAGGCTGGAAACGCCTCTGAGCTTGCCGTCAAAGCGGAGAATGGAATGCTTCAGCAGACGTACGTCATATCAGCACTGCAACGGATACGCGAACAGCGGGAGGTTCAAACACTGACTATGCTAGGCAGAGCAAAAATGTATATCGAGGAACGCTTCAACGATGAACTTTCGTTGGAAGAGGTGGCTGATTTCGTCCATTTGAATCCCCACTACTTCAGCAAAATCTTCAAACAGGAATACGGAGAAACGTTCATCGACTTCGTAACCCGGCTAAGGATTAATAAAGCTATTTCTCTGATCAAGGAGGGCAACCTTGCTCTGAAGGAAATCAGCTTTGAAGTGGGTTATAAGGATCCGAACTATTTTAGCCGCGTCTTTAAGAAGATCACGGGCGTTCCTCCCACAGAGTTCAAAAGCCAAAAATAG
- a CDS encoding sensor histidine kinase: MTIRKKLLLFIPLLVVFANIIAYFVFQSGKVVQQSYNEMLGRILLIEQTSESAEGNLNLLYAYLLNPRDDKDVQGLTEYQLKQLKGRIQEVSDSTDPSFAEEDYMNLLATFLEQKQAAVLDAKAQDPQSAFEHYIEAEKTVSYIHEEGQRLIDAELAYYRPIIENIRNKNEQMNGLGMALFGMNALMGVLLAIWISRSITGPVGRLVRLAKRIATGDLNIEPQPQPRRDDELGVLADAISQMSADLSILIEKDKQSLEMRRLVKELELLALQNQINPHFLFNTLNVLSKLAILEGAEKTSDLIVSLSNLLRYSLQKLDKPVTLQEELNHINEYVTIQQARFRDRICFDLHFDASVLQQQIPALTIQPFIENAFLHGVADMENGAIITLTLSRAGEDVQIEISDNGKGMTEETRLSVLRLEGGAESSSSTGLGMQNVFRRLQLFYEKEGMVEIRSHTGLGTTITIRIPVKKESEQTNVSVVDRG, encoded by the coding sequence ATGACGATCAGAAAGAAGCTGCTTCTGTTCATCCCTCTTCTAGTTGTGTTTGCCAATATCATCGCTTATTTCGTATTCCAAAGTGGAAAGGTTGTACAACAGAGCTACAATGAAATGCTTGGCCGCATTCTTCTCATCGAGCAAACCTCCGAATCGGCGGAGGGCAACTTAAATCTCCTATATGCCTATCTGCTCAATCCAAGAGACGATAAGGATGTGCAGGGCCTAACAGAATACCAATTGAAACAGCTAAAAGGCAGAATCCAGGAAGTCTCCGACTCGACCGATCCCTCTTTTGCCGAGGAGGACTACATGAATCTGTTAGCCACATTTCTTGAACAGAAACAAGCCGCAGTTCTGGATGCAAAGGCACAAGATCCTCAATCGGCTTTTGAACATTATATTGAAGCGGAGAAAACCGTCAGCTATATTCATGAGGAGGGCCAGCGACTGATCGATGCTGAACTGGCTTATTACCGACCGATCATCGAGAACATCCGGAACAAGAATGAGCAAATGAACGGATTGGGAATGGCGTTGTTCGGCATGAACGCGCTGATGGGTGTTTTGCTTGCCATCTGGATCTCGCGCAGCATTACTGGCCCTGTCGGCAGACTTGTCAGACTGGCGAAGCGAATCGCCACAGGTGATCTGAATATCGAGCCCCAACCCCAACCGCGACGGGATGACGAGCTAGGCGTATTGGCGGACGCCATTTCGCAAATGTCTGCTGATTTGAGCATCCTTATCGAAAAAGATAAACAGAGTCTGGAAATGCGGCGGCTTGTGAAGGAGCTAGAGCTTTTGGCTCTGCAAAATCAAATTAACCCGCACTTTTTATTCAATACCTTAAATGTGCTCTCCAAACTGGCGATCCTGGAAGGGGCGGAGAAGACCAGCGACCTGATCGTTTCGCTGTCCAATCTACTACGGTACAGTCTGCAAAAGCTGGACAAACCCGTAACGCTCCAGGAGGAACTGAATCATATAAACGAATACGTGACCATCCAGCAGGCGCGCTTCCGGGACAGAATTTGCTTTGATCTTCACTTTGACGCTTCCGTACTTCAGCAGCAAATTCCGGCCTTGACGATTCAGCCGTTTATTGAAAACGCCTTTCTTCATGGTGTAGCAGATATGGAAAACGGGGCCATTATCACATTGACGCTGTCGAGAGCGGGCGAGGATGTGCAAATTGAAATTTCGGACAACGGAAAGGGTATGACAGAAGAAACCCGACTGTCCGTGCTCCGTCTTGAAGGCGGAGCTGAAAGCAGCAGTTCAACGGGACTTGGAATGCAAAACGTGTTTAGGCGGCTGCAGTTGTTCTACGAAAAGGAAGGAATGGTTGAAATCCGTAGCCATACCGGACTAGGTACTACCATAACAATACGAATCCCAGTCAAGAAGGAGAGTGAGCAGACGAATGTATCGGTTGTTGATCGCGGATGA
- a CDS encoding substrate-binding domain-containing protein, whose product MSNRKWTFILIPVFLLFAWLLFQFTLSSLQIHQFTEQLKTVSPNDRGSDTKVVLISQELDNYYWRSIEQGARKEAEQYGIRLDYIGPDRINPSEQIKLLDKAIAAKADAILVQGINDPEYRRLIDKAAGLGIPVITIDTDEPDSRRLAYVGTDNEGAGKQMGMLLAKASGERGDIGVMISSERVENQRLRLAGFRSVISRYPKLRIVEIRSSNISRLQAAQQAQNMLTHYPQIRYMVGFSALDGLGILEATERRGAQNLQIFAFDDMAETLKAIKDRKIELTIVQQPEEMGAKAIKLLNDYLKGSHPQELTYTRVYEVHADTPDDMSGDNKR is encoded by the coding sequence ATGTCAAACCGTAAATGGACGTTTATCCTTATTCCCGTCTTCCTGCTATTTGCCTGGCTGCTCTTTCAGTTCACTCTGTCTTCTCTTCAAATTCACCAATTTACAGAACAATTGAAGACGGTTTCACCAAACGACAGGGGTTCCGATACAAAAGTGGTATTGATATCGCAAGAGCTGGACAATTATTACTGGCGCTCAATCGAACAAGGAGCTCGAAAGGAAGCGGAGCAGTACGGTATACGGCTCGATTATATCGGACCGGACCGCATTAATCCGTCCGAGCAGATCAAACTGCTGGATAAAGCGATCGCCGCCAAGGCGGATGCGATTCTGGTTCAAGGGATAAATGATCCGGAGTATCGCCGATTAATCGACAAAGCGGCCGGCCTTGGCATACCTGTCATCACGATCGATACGGATGAGCCGGACTCCCGGAGACTAGCTTACGTTGGAACGGATAACGAAGGAGCAGGAAAACAGATGGGCATGCTGTTGGCGAAGGCCTCTGGGGAGCGTGGCGATATTGGAGTGATGATCAGCAGCGAGCGCGTCGAGAATCAGCGGCTCAGGCTTGCCGGATTTCGTTCCGTGATCAGCCGCTATCCCAAGCTCCGCATTGTGGAGATTCGCTCCTCAAATATTTCACGGCTTCAGGCAGCCCAGCAAGCTCAGAACATGCTCACCCATTATCCGCAGATTCGCTACATGGTCGGATTCAGTGCGCTGGACGGCCTTGGCATTCTGGAGGCTACAGAACGGCGTGGAGCGCAGAACTTGCAAATTTTTGCTTTTGACGATATGGCCGAAACGTTGAAAGCTATTAAAGATCGCAAAATCGAACTGACCATTGTGCAACAGCCAGAGGAAATGGGGGCCAAGGCCATAAAATTGCTGAATGATTATCTAAAGGGGAGTCATCCTCAGGAATTAACATATACCAGAGTTTATGAAGTGCATGCAGACACTCCCGATGACATGTCTGGAGATAACAAGCGATGA
- a CDS encoding Cof-type HAD-IIB family hydrolase, translating to MNKKIIFLDIDGTLVDDDGMIPESAKTACIEARKNGHLIYLCTGRSKAEIYDFIMEIGFDGIIGAGGGFVEIEGEMLYHHKVSDEDVRHMVDYFDEHDLDFYLESNGGLFASKNFLPHVERLIYGDVDNDPVAREKKEQRPHPFITGLTIGEDNLYRSDVNKACFLENKNVPFEQIKKEFAGKFEVIQCTVSAFGQDSGELMVPGIHKAVAIEKLIEHLGRSQEDTIAIGDGMNDAEMIEYCALGIAMGNAKPGLKAIADDITDAVDEDGLFHSFKKHSLI from the coding sequence ATGAACAAAAAGATTATCTTTTTAGATATAGATGGAACGCTAGTGGATGATGACGGTATGATTCCCGAATCTGCAAAAACAGCATGTATCGAAGCGAGAAAAAACGGACATCTGATTTATTTATGCACTGGCCGATCCAAAGCGGAGATTTATGATTTTATCATGGAGATCGGTTTTGACGGGATCATCGGAGCTGGCGGTGGCTTTGTAGAAATTGAAGGTGAGATGTTATATCACCACAAAGTATCGGATGAAGATGTTAGACATATGGTCGATTACTTTGATGAGCATGATTTGGACTTTTATTTGGAATCGAACGGGGGGTTGTTTGCGAGTAAAAACTTTTTGCCCCATGTAGAACGGCTTATCTATGGAGATGTGGACAATGATCCCGTAGCCAGAGAAAAAAAAGAACAACGCCCGCATCCTTTTATCACCGGCCTAACTATAGGCGAGGACAACCTATACCGTAGTGACGTGAACAAAGCATGTTTTTTGGAAAACAAAAATGTTCCTTTCGAACAAATCAAAAAGGAATTCGCAGGGAAATTTGAGGTTATTCAATGTACTGTATCTGCCTTCGGGCAAGACAGTGGTGAGCTAATGGTTCCCGGTATTCATAAAGCCGTAGCTATTGAAAAGCTTATTGAGCATCTGGGAAGATCCCAAGAAGACACCATTGCTATCGGAGACGGGATGAACGATGCTGAAATGATTGAATATTGTGCGCTAGGAATTGCCATGGGAAATGCCAAACCGGGCCTCAAAGCCATTGCAGATGACATTACGGATGCTGTGGATGAAGATGGACTGTTTCACAGCTTTAAAAAGCATAGTCTGATTTAG
- a CDS encoding alpha-glucosidase/alpha-galactosidase, giving the protein MSFKVAFIGAGSIGFTRGILRDLLSVPEFNNIEVAFTDISQHNLDMVTELCQRDIRENGLSIQIQSSTDRKVALKDAKYVICTIRVGGLEAFATDVDIPLKYGVDQCVGDTLCAGGIMYGQRGIAEMLEICKDIRELSAPDVLLLNYSNPMAMMTWACNKYGGVRTVGLCHGVQNGHHQIAEAYGLEKQDVDIVCAGINHQTWYIQASHKGKDLTAGLLEAFEQHPEFSRTEKVRIDMLRRFGYYSTESNGHLSEYVPWYRKRPNEILDWIDLGNWINGETGGYLRVCTEGRNWFETDFPNWMKEEPLEYKAESRGEEHGSYIIEGLETGRVYRGHFNVINHGVISNLPDDAIIEAPGYVDRNGISMPHVGELPLGPAAVCNVSISVQRLAVEAAVHGDDKLLRQAFMMDPLVGAVCNPKEIWQMVDEMLVAQEAWLPQYGAAIAEARQRLAAGDLIPTRPYEGAARLKVKTVEEMQLDRDAANKNAGQSDKGKDREKVQNSKA; this is encoded by the coding sequence GTGTCATTTAAAGTAGCTTTTATTGGAGCAGGAAGCATCGGTTTTACCCGTGGAATTTTGCGGGATCTGTTATCGGTACCGGAGTTTAACAATATTGAAGTGGCTTTTACGGACATCAGTCAGCACAATCTGGATATGGTTACTGAACTGTGTCAACGGGATATTCGTGAGAATGGTTTGTCCATACAAATACAGTCCTCTACGGATCGAAAGGTAGCTCTAAAGGATGCCAAATACGTCATTTGTACAATCCGTGTCGGCGGTCTCGAAGCTTTTGCGACCGATGTGGATATTCCGCTAAAATACGGTGTGGATCAATGCGTGGGCGATACATTATGTGCAGGAGGCATCATGTATGGTCAGCGTGGTATCGCTGAAATGCTGGAGATTTGCAAAGATATCCGCGAGTTAAGTGCACCGGATGTACTGCTGTTGAACTACTCGAACCCCATGGCAATGATGACCTGGGCGTGCAACAAGTACGGCGGCGTGCGTACGGTTGGTCTATGTCATGGCGTTCAGAATGGGCATCACCAAATTGCCGAGGCGTACGGTCTGGAGAAGCAGGATGTGGACATTGTATGCGCCGGAATCAATCACCAAACATGGTATATTCAGGCCTCACATAAGGGCAAGGATCTGACAGCCGGACTGCTGGAGGCATTTGAACAACATCCTGAATTTAGCCGCACCGAAAAGGTACGCATCGATATGCTTCGTCGTTTTGGCTATTACAGCACAGAGTCGAATGGTCATCTCAGTGAATATGTGCCTTGGTATCGGAAGCGTCCGAATGAAATTCTGGACTGGATTGACCTGGGCAACTGGATCAACGGAGAAACAGGCGGCTATCTGCGTGTATGTACGGAAGGACGCAACTGGTTTGAAACAGATTTCCCCAACTGGATGAAGGAAGAGCCACTGGAGTACAAGGCAGAGAGTCGCGGTGAAGAGCACGGCTCATACATTATCGAAGGTCTGGAAACAGGACGTGTATACCGGGGACATTTTAATGTTATTAATCATGGGGTAATTTCCAACCTGCCGGACGATGCGATTATTGAAGCCCCTGGATATGTGGATCGGAATGGCATTTCCATGCCGCATGTTGGAGAACTGCCGCTCGGTCCTGCTGCCGTGTGCAATGTTAGTATTTCCGTTCAGCGTTTGGCTGTCGAAGCGGCTGTACATGGAGACGATAAGCTGCTGCGCCAAGCGTTTATGATGGACCCGTTAGTGGGCGCGGTGTGTAATCCAAAAGAAATTTGGCAGATGGTCGATGAGATGCTGGTGGCACAGGAGGCATGGTTGCCGCAATATGGAGCAGCGATTGCCGAGGCGCGCCAACGTTTGGCTGCAGGCGATCTGATTCCGACCCGACCTTATGAGGGAGCAGCGCGGCTTAAGGTGAAGACGGTTGAAGAAATGCAGCTGGACCGGGATGCTGCCAATAAAAATGCAGGACAATCCGACAAAGGCAAGGATCGCGAAAAAGTGCAGAACAGCAAGGCGTAA
- a CDS encoding glycoside hydrolase family 6 protein: MKQLKTKQVLRKGMKYAFALSLVASSFLPGAGFTDKIHAESHVDNPYQGATKYVNPDYAASVDTSIAKVTDANLKAKMQTVKTFPTAVWLDRIAAINGGGGKLGLEAHLDQVLAQKKGNTPITAEFIVYDLPGRDCHALASNGELPLTQAGLETYKKDYIDKIASIFANPKYKDIRIVAIIEPDSLPNLVTNLDTPQCGQAKSTGIYEAGVKYTMNKLNEIPNVYKYVDIGHSGWLGWDNNRAATVSLFTTIFKDTSKGLASVDGFITNTANTSPLTEPNLPDPNLNIGGQPIKSSKFYEWNPNFDESDFAESLHRDFVNAGWPSSLGMLIDTGRNGWGGPNRPTSAVGNDINSYVNSGRVDKRSHRGNWCNSSGAGMGTPPQTAPAGHIDAYVWAKPPGDSDGSSSLIPNDEGKGFDRMCDPTYTTKDGTLTDALPNAPISGAWFHDQFVMLVQNAYPAIVPSSGGVDPAPTAPAVPSGLKATVGNAQVTLTWDASTGADSYTVKRATSEAGPFTAVAPLVTAREYTDKGLTNGTTYFYVVSATNAKGTSKDSATVSAEPKGTPTDPTDPTDPAGDLVVMYRAGDTDPANNAAKPFFNLKNKGTTPVKLSELKIRYYFTKDGSQELQSAVDWAQVGNDNVLRTIKDNYIEIGFSAAAGTLAAGAQTGDIQIRMNNSDWSNLNESNDYSFDPTKTSYAEWNKVTLFHNDKLVWGIEP, from the coding sequence GTGAAGCAATTGAAAACAAAGCAAGTGCTTCGTAAAGGAATGAAGTATGCTTTTGCGCTATCACTCGTCGCAAGCAGCTTTCTACCAGGTGCAGGATTTACGGATAAAATACATGCAGAATCCCATGTCGATAATCCATACCAAGGAGCGACAAAATACGTTAACCCTGATTATGCGGCTAGTGTCGACACATCGATTGCCAAGGTTACGGATGCGAACCTGAAGGCAAAAATGCAAACGGTCAAAACGTTCCCGACAGCCGTATGGCTTGATCGTATTGCTGCTATTAACGGCGGTGGGGGCAAGCTTGGCTTGGAAGCACATTTGGACCAAGTATTGGCGCAAAAGAAAGGCAACACACCGATTACCGCGGAATTCATTGTGTATGATCTGCCCGGACGAGATTGTCATGCCTTGGCTTCCAATGGTGAATTGCCGTTGACCCAGGCAGGTCTGGAAACGTACAAAAAGGATTATATTGACAAAATCGCTTCTATTTTTGCGAATCCCAAATATAAGGATATTCGCATCGTAGCGATCATTGAACCGGACAGTTTGCCAAATCTGGTAACCAATCTGGATACTCCCCAATGTGGACAAGCCAAATCTACAGGAATTTATGAGGCTGGCGTTAAATACACAATGAATAAGCTGAACGAGATTCCGAATGTGTACAAATACGTGGATATCGGTCACTCTGGCTGGTTAGGTTGGGATAACAACCGTGCAGCAACGGTATCTCTGTTTACAACTATCTTCAAAGATACTAGCAAAGGTCTGGCCAGTGTGGATGGCTTTATCACGAATACAGCCAATACTTCACCGTTGACAGAACCGAATCTGCCTGATCCCAACCTGAATATTGGCGGGCAGCCGATCAAATCGTCCAAATTCTACGAATGGAATCCTAATTTCGATGAATCGGATTTCGCTGAGTCCTTGCATAGAGATTTTGTCAATGCAGGCTGGCCAAGCTCGCTCGGCATGTTAATTGATACCGGCCGTAATGGATGGGGAGGACCTAACCGTCCGACTTCCGCAGTCGGCAATGATATTAACTCCTATGTAAACTCAGGTCGTGTGGACAAACGTTCGCACCGTGGTAACTGGTGTAATAGCAGCGGAGCAGGGATGGGAACACCGCCACAAACGGCTCCAGCTGGCCATATCGATGCCTATGTCTGGGCGAAACCTCCGGGTGATTCCGATGGTTCCAGCTCACTCATTCCGAACGATGAGGGTAAAGGCTTTGACCGTATGTGTGATCCTACCTATACAACCAAGGATGGCACATTAACAGATGCTTTGCCGAATGCACCTATTTCAGGAGCATGGTTCCATGATCAGTTTGTGATGCTGGTACAAAATGCGTACCCTGCAATCGTGCCTTCCAGTGGTGGTGTGGACCCAGCGCCTACAGCTCCAGCTGTACCTTCAGGCTTAAAGGCTACTGTGGGTAATGCACAAGTAACGCTGACTTGGGATGCGTCTACGGGTGCCGACAGCTACACCGTAAAACGTGCCACTAGCGAAGCAGGTCCTTTTACAGCCGTGGCGCCTCTTGTAACAGCAAGAGAATACACGGATAAGGGACTGACGAACGGAACAACGTACTTCTATGTTGTAAGTGCTACGAATGCGAAAGGAACAAGTAAGGATTCAGCAACGGTAAGCGCTGAACCAAAAGGTACACCGACAGATCCAACCGACCCTACAGATCCAGCGGGTGATCTGGTGGTAATGTATCGTGCTGGGGACACGGATCCAGCGAATAACGCTGCCAAGCCTTTCTTTAACCTGAAAAATAAAGGTACAACACCCGTGAAGCTGAGCGAGCTGAAAATCCGCTATTACTTCACGAAAGATGGCAGCCAAGAGCTGCAATCTGCGGTAGACTGGGCGCAAGTAGGTAATGATAATGTGCTGCGCACCATTAAAGACAACTATATTGAAATTGGATTCAGTGCGGCTGCCGGGACGCTTGCTGCTGGAGCGCAAACAGGTGATATTCAGATCCGCATGAACAATAGCGACTGGTCTAATCTGAACGAATCCAATGACTACTCCTTCGATCCAACCAAAACTTCTTATGCTGAATGGAACAAAGTAACGTTGTTCCACAACGATAAGCTGGTATGGGGAATCGAGCCTTAG
- a CDS encoding nucleoside hydrolase, producing MSKKLILDVDTGIDDALAIAYAVHSPELELLGITTTFGNISVEEATRNSLILLEKLGVEAPVVSGAHKPYARELFKPYSRHIHGEDGIGNQLKGAPSRQAASGDAADFIIGQARRYEGKLTLVAVGPLTNLAIALDRCPELPQLLDRLIIMGGAVTVKGNVTPTAEANIYADPEAAAYVLEAGFPLTLVGLDVTMQTLLPQQEVDKWREQGTELGMFMADMTDFYMEAYRNFRPGIAGCALHDPLAVGLAIDSSFVETRPMHIAVEVGDSTEVGRTREVQNETGAQTLTTIDVALKVDAERFLRHFLSRVV from the coding sequence ATGAGCAAAAAGTTAATCTTAGATGTAGATACGGGCATTGACGATGCGCTTGCTATTGCGTACGCGGTCCATTCGCCGGAATTGGAGCTACTTGGTATTACAACCACCTTTGGCAATATCTCAGTGGAGGAGGCAACACGTAACTCACTGATCCTGCTGGAAAAACTGGGGGTAGAGGCTCCGGTCGTGTCTGGGGCTCACAAGCCGTATGCCCGTGAGCTGTTCAAGCCATATTCCCGTCATATTCATGGTGAAGACGGCATTGGCAACCAGCTAAAAGGAGCGCCGTCCCGTCAGGCAGCGTCTGGAGATGCGGCTGATTTTATCATTGGACAGGCTCGTCGCTATGAAGGCAAGCTTACACTTGTAGCTGTGGGACCGCTCACCAATCTAGCGATTGCTCTGGATCGTTGTCCGGAATTGCCTCAATTACTTGACCGCCTCATTATCATGGGCGGCGCGGTCACGGTGAAAGGGAATGTAACTCCAACGGCAGAAGCCAATATCTATGCCGATCCAGAGGCAGCAGCCTATGTGCTGGAAGCAGGTTTTCCGCTTACGCTCGTTGGGCTGGACGTTACCATGCAAACCCTGCTTCCCCAGCAGGAAGTGGACAAGTGGCGTGAGCAAGGGACTGAGCTTGGTATGTTTATGGCGGATATGACCGACTTTTATATGGAAGCCTATCGCAATTTCAGACCTGGTATTGCAGGCTGTGCATTGCATGATCCACTAGCCGTAGGGTTAGCTATTGACTCCAGTTTTGTGGAGACGCGTCCAATGCACATTGCCGTTGAGGTAGGGGATTCCACCGAGGTTGGTCGCACCCGAGAGGTACAAAATGAGACTGGAGCTCAAACGCTGACTACGATTGATGTGGCACTTAAAGTAGACGCTGAGCGATTTTTGCGTCATTTTCTTAGCCGGGTGGTATAA